CAGTGGTATTATAACGTTGTGTCTCTTTTTTGTGGTCTTATAACATTGTGTCTCTTGTCAGTGGTTTTGCTAcgttgtgtttcttgtttgtggtcttgtaacgttgtatctattgtctgttgtcttgtaacATTGTGTCTCTTGTCAGTGGTCTTACTACGTTGTGTTTCTTGTCAGTGGTCTTGCTAcgttgtgtttcttgtttgtggtcTTGTAACGTTGTTTCTCTTGTTTGTGGTTTTGTAACGTTGTATATTTTGGTTGTGGTCTTGTAACGTTGCGTCTCTTGTTTTGTTGTCTTTAAAAGATGTATCTCTTGTTTGTGGTCTTATAACGTTGTGTCTCTTTTTTGTGGTCTTATAacattgtgtctcttgtttgtggTCTTATAacattgtgtctcttgtttgtggTCTTATAacattgtgtctcttgtttgtggTCTAATAacattgtgtctcttgtttgttgtcttgaaaCGTTCTATCTCTTGTTTGGTTGTCTTGTTACATTGAGTCTCCTGTTTGTGGTCTTGTAacattgtgtctcttgtttgtggACTTGTATCGTTCTATCTCTTGTTTGTGGTCTTGTAGtcttgtgtctcttgtttgtggTCTTGAGGtcttgtgtttcttgtttgttgcCTTGTAGTGTTGTGTCGCTTGTATGTGGCCTTGTAGTGTTGTGTCTTTTGTTTGTGGTCTTGTAgttttgtgtctcttgtttgtggTCTTGTAGTTTTGTGTCTTTTGTTTGTGGTCTTGTAGTGTTGAGTCTcttatttgttgtcttgtagtcttgtttttttttattgtggtCTTGTAGTCTTGTGACTCTTGTTTGTTGAGTTGTAGTGTTGTGTCTCCTGTTTGTTGACTCGTAGTGTTGTTTCTCCTGTTTGTGGTATTGCAGTCTTGTCTCTTTTTAGTGGTCTTTTAGTGTTTTATTTCCAGTTTGTAGTCTTGTAGGGCTGTTTCTTGTATTTGTAATCTTGTtacgttgtgtctcttgtttgtagTTTTGTAACGTAGTGACTCTTGTTTGTGGTCTTGTATTGTTGTGTCTCTTGGTTGTGGTCTTGTATtattgtgtctcttgtttgtggTCGTCTAGTCTTGTGTCTCTTGATTATGGTCTTGTAGCATTGTGTCTCCTGTTTATGGTCTTGTAGCgttttgtctcttgtttgtgGTCTTGTAGCGTTTTGTCTCTGGTTTGTGATATTGTAaatttgtgtctcttgtttgtggTCTTGTAAtcttgtgtctcttgtttgtagCTTTGGGttgttgtgtctcttgtttgtggTCTTGTAGTactgtgtctcttgtttgttgtattgtaacGTTGTATATATTGTCTGTGATCTTGTAGCATTGTCTCTTGTTTGTGATCTGATAacattgtgtctcttgtttgttgtcttgaaaCGTTGTAACTCTTGTGTGTGTTCTTGTAGCGTTGTATCTTTTGTTTGAAGTCATCTAGtcttgtgtctcttgtttatgGTCATGTAGCATTGTGTCTCCTGTTTATGGTCTTGTAGcgttttgtttcttgtttgtggtcTTGAAGCgttttgtctcttgtttgtattattgtagttgtgtgtttcttgtttttagTCTTGAAGTATTTTGTCTCTTGATAGTATCATTGTTgtgttgtgtctcttgttttttgtcttgtagcgttgtacctcttgtttgttttattgtagcgttgtttcttttgtttgtggTCTTGTAGCTTTTCGTATCTTGTTTATTGTCTTGTAgtgttgtttcttttgtttgttgtcttgtagccTTGTTTCTCTTGTTTAAGGTCTTGTagcaaatattttcacaaatgcattatttagtaagtagttaaaggtttttcatttagaattaacttttattatacatgtgtctatattgattttgaaaaagagtgtcactttaacaatttAGTTGAATACATTTGcactttaaattttaatcagATCCcagaatatttaaaatcaaaatgaaaaataaataaataattaattaaccTGTTAAAATAGATTTTTCACAAGAATCAGTGGTTTCCTCATTGCCAGAGCCTTTCAAACGTTCCAATTCTTCTTCAATGTTGGTAACCCGCCTTTCAACACTTTCAACTCTAGATAAGTGAGTACTTTGTGTCACTGTCTCAGACCCAACGTTAACTACACATGATTGCGCCGCACACGCCCCTGCTATCAGCAGTAATATACCGCCATTCACAAACATCATAATCCACATGAGTTCAGTTTAAAAGATTTAAGAGGAAGACATCTCAAATGGGTGTATTTTGTTTCACATCTTATACTTTTTTCCGTCATAATGTTTTCGCAATGTCAATTACAGCCTTTAAAAGAGAGtgttttgttacatatttaacaaaaacttCCTTTTACAAAGATAAATAGGCATTGCAAAATTTTGAGGCTAATAGGTTTTAAAGTACATCTTAATCGTAGTAAATAGTTATATCTTAGATAGGGATGCGGTTTATTTGCCAAACCGTTGTGACTAAATAAAAACGTTTGAGAGAAGATGCTTATCAATATCCATAAAGCTTATACGTGTAATTATAAGGCCATGCGGACCCAATAAGTCATATTTCGATTCTCGGTTTGgtttaaatgcaataaacaaACAGGAATGCTTTTGTTTCGTCTGcctattattgttattattgttattattactattattattcttcatcttctttttcttcttcttcttcttcttcttcttcttcttcttcttcttcttcttcttcttcttcttcttcttcttcttttcttcttcttcttcttcttcttcttcttcttcttcttcttcttcttcttcttcttcttcttcttcttcttcttattattattattattactatttttattattattagtattagtagtagtagtagtagtagtagtagtagtagtagtagtagtagtagtagtagtagtagtagtagtagtagtagtagtagcagtagtagtagtagtatatgCTGGTagaaacttaataatatatctatcaaataaaacaatgtttggtaaattaatatttataaatgtattctttattAGTTGCGTTTGgaacaaaaagttaaaaaagttaaacaacTCCTTACTGTAATGGGGTCTATTTACATGTAGGTTTTAGAATTTGGTAGTCCCAGCCAAACATGAATTTATATTCCTTTTGGTAAAACATACAAGGAAATAAAAACGTTgcgttaacaaaaacaaaacaaaagattgTTGAGGAAAACAAATACCTTACTAAAACTGATCGCAAACGCGTTGATAGCATCAATCTCATTGTTACCATATACCTTGAGCAGTGTAACTTGacattaagttaaatttaagttttaaggGATGCTCACCATTAAACTGTTGAAAGCAGGCGTTTGTGCGGCGAACGCGTTCGTTGTAAGAATTTGAATCAAGAAATGTACTGGTGACTCAAGAATTGAAGCTCTCTATTCATGATTCAACTCTGACTACCAATTACAGATACTGATTTAGATTTAGAGTTCGAGGGGACAAAAGTTCAGGTTGTGATGTCGCATCAGTGCCTCCTTTCCCAGAGTCAAACcttaaatctttttaaatttgatcaTGTTGTATGGCTTTGTTTGGTCTTAAATGAAGCACTGTGGTGTATTGTACTGATATAAACAGCTTAGGGGTGCTGGGTGTGGCCCCCTGATTATGCAAGTTAATCTGGTAAAGGTCAATGGAACAATGGAAACTcatgaaacaaatattacacTCGAGATATAAATGTGGAACAGCTTCAATGAACTGAATACGATGTGATGTTTTTTAGACCTTTTAATCCCAGTGCTTTACAAACTTACCTTTAGTACCTTGTAAGTAAATTCACGCCCATTATGCTACACTTGCCTTAGTAATTCTATTTTTATAAGACTGTTCAATATATATCTACCACTTTTAGCTTAACTTTTCTTATATTCTACTATTTACATGTgaatttgcaagaaaatataGACGGGTCACAACActacaaaataatcatttaaacaaacatttttttatgaacgTTGATCTTTGTACTCGATGAACTAAAGACTATATATGTTCTAGTTACAAATAACATGCTTCATGCTCAAAGGGCAAACCATAACTAGCAAACCTGCCTCACAAATGCTAcgttttttgttaaaacaataattgttttagaTCAAGTGTAATAGATTGTGAAGCTATCTGTAAGTTTTTAAGATTGTGAGTTAATATACGAGAACAGAAATTCAATTCGGGATAAACGGTGTATACATCATATCTCGAGAAAAAATGGTGTCTACACCACATTacggtaaaaaaaaacatttgtcagCATCAAAAACGGTGTCAACATCATaggaaaaatagtttttaaacaatattttggtgCAAGCGGTTTTTATACCATATATCGTGAAAACTATATCTATTCCATATCTCTGGGAAAATAATATTACTCCATACGTCGGGGAAAATGATATCTACGCCATTTCTATGGAAATCATATTCAcgttcaaaaatgtttgatagGTAATGACTCTCTTATGAATTGTTGAAAGCAGTTTCTTATAAACTGTATGTAGCAAGGAGCATTTCCGACTGAGCAAATCCCGCCTACACGCATCAGCATGTTAtcgtttaaaacaaaatatccgaATCGATTTTGGAATCTCAgctaaatatcaaatacatttaatatgatTCGTTATAACTTCTCTGCTGACTTTTAAACGTTCAGGTGAGACCGTTAAGATAATgtcaatacttaatttcatCTCAATGTACGAAATGTTAGCGTAGTAATTCATTGAACTTTCATTATCACGTACTATAAATTAATTCAAGTTTTAACCCATAAATGTCATTACATGTAGAAATAGTAAACAAactatcaaatttaaattatatattctgAAAGTCTATTAAGCCCTGGACAAAgaggaaataaaagaaaaccATTGAGGTAATGAAAACCAGTTTCATGCAGATGTTAATTGTATCGGTTTAATAGCAGGAACGTTAAGGTTTTAATATCCGGATTGACAGTATTGTTATAGCTATCATTTATAAGGATTTCTATTCAATTTGCTAATTCTATTAATCTCACCTTAAATTGAATATACAATTACAATAGTCCATATGTCAAGGCTGAATTGCTTCTTTTGTATAGTAAACAATATGGAAACCAGGGTTAAAAAATCATCTCGATTGTAAgcctttttttaatgaaatttaaaaatactaaaaaatattgaaatgtattttggaaatttCAACGCAGACTTTAATTTGAAATCTGATCATCAGGTTTGAGTGGAGTAACTAGGAAGTTCTTTTCCAATGCAAAATCATTTAGAAAGTTTAAATACGCAATTAGATGCAGGCAGATCTTATAAACTCTCCAGCAACTAAAACAGATTGGTATCGACGACGGACATGTTACTATGTTCAGCCTGTCAAAACTATATTCAATGAGTTCTTTACTCATGTATTGAAGAGAAAATTGTGTTAGTAACAgcattttatgtattaaattaaTGTCAGCataaaagaatatatatgtttttacatttaggCTTTGGATATTTATACATATCTAAACTTTATGTACAACAGCtgtcaaatatttttgcaaacCAAATTCACCATGCGTCTTTTTACGTTAAAGCTGGTAAAAGGCAGTCACAATGAGTGTTGATATGCACCCCCGTAAATGTAGTTTTTGTATATGCAGTCGATTAATACCGGCAAAATTAAATACACTCAATattagaaatgtttaaataatgtcatttaatttatatcattatttttggtttGAATGTTTTCCAAACATATCGTTATTTCTCAAAATATGCTCAAAAAGAATTTTCGTTTGTTTTCGTTAATGTGAAGCATGTTACCTTTGGTCTACGTATGTTTCTGAAAtagtattatatttatacaGATGCATCCTGTCCAGACGTACATGCAATAATGAATTGAAACCGAATTTGACATGAGTCGTGACGAATGAATTTATATTCAGAACATTTCTAGGACGTCAACACTCGTTTATAAATGTTTAGaatgttcaaacattatttattttattttgtttcattgttttaaagtgacactcttattcaaaaacaatacagtCACATTTATAACAGACATAATTTTTTACTGATacaccttcaactacttactaaataatgcatttatgggaaacattaattattgattACAAGAATGTAACCGTGTATCTAATAGCAGAATgcgcaaatatattaaatgattggtgaatgctataAGATTAATAGTGGTCTACtctagtctcataaggtagaaataccgtgttttatgctcatttctttttaattaaactCGGACTTCTTCataggaaccattgttttcgacatttattcatcctttttggaatattaaaagaataatattaattgtggtaaatcttatttgggagtaagagtgcatctttaagtattaTATTGTACTTCAGTTTATGAGAGGTCATTGGCAATCctcttttgtcattttaattttaattgtgcTTTCCGAGAGAGCGATATAACTTCCGTTATGAAAGTTAAGCCCTGTACTATCGCTTACACCGAATAGTCCGTTCATGTTTCCAAGCTGGTAGCACGCTTTAAACCACCAAGCCCCGTGGTGGGGATCTGCGCAATTCAGTGTAGGATGTGCATCATTGTCTTGATCATATGTGGTGAACTTCATACCGTTGTGAAGAGTAAATACTGTTTTTCGAAGTGTTCCTTCATACCCATCACTGTTGGTCCACATTGTGTACTTTGTCGTAGCATCTTGAACAGTGAAGTACTTGTAATGCGCGTAATCGATACCCCGGTCCGCGGTCCTGGtcatgttgaaatatatatcgACGGGCTGGGACGTTAGCCGGTGAATCTTCTCAAGCCCAAGCCAGTGTTCCCCTGACAGGCTGCCGAAACCATTGACGTACGTGGTCCAAGGTTTGTAGAAATTGACACTTCCATCGAATCGTTTCTAAATATAACATCATAGTACGATATTAGTTATAACCGTTACATTCAGATTATTAACTGTGTAGATTAACATTGTTTATAAGATGTTTGATGTTAACAAATGCTGTAATGTCATGTTACACATCTATTTATCCTATGGAGTTCTTCCTTGTGTTGAATATGATTCAACTAAATTTTCACAGAAATTACTTGCATTTTTAAGCCTACTAAGACGGTTTTACCAATAATAAGTATTATATTATTCGCGTGTTACAGATGATGGAACCCACCAACCAGGAGTAAGATAatctaaagaaataaaatgttatcacCCTTACCTGTATGACTGTCCATCCACCGTTTGTCATGTCACAGAAGACGTCAAACGGACATCGGCCGTCCGGGGAGATGGTGTATATACCATTTTCTCGTTTTCCACTTTTGTAGATAGCATCGCAACCTTTAACAAAAGcattaaatgtgtatttcattattatctgtaagacattttttatcaacatttaatcAATGGAATCGTTTCAAAACTTAGTATATCTAACCGTGaagatatgttaaatgtattggtGTCATtagtatttcaaatttatgttttaaagtgatttcaagtgggtAATATATTCCCgcgttattatgacgtcatttgataaactatttccggttacggtcgggtcgttctatttacagaatggttGAGAAAGGTttactgaaaatgttttttaaatggttgaagtatttttttaacaatttttgaatgaaataatgaactattggtgtaaagtAATGCagtgcgggattgatgtcatttgCGGGGATATTAACGCTGTTAGACAGGTAATAGTACTCGTGGAGTGCTTCGTACTCCACACGCTTTAACCACTCCATCTGAGTTAATACCCCGCGTTCATACACCGATGATGACATCAAttccgcaattcattccttaagttGTTTGCAACACACGGTATCTTTCATATCGATAACATTTACTGTACACAATTACATTGAACTACACAAATACAACGTTTGATTGTATACACTCAGAATGACTTAGATATACAACTTTTTACCATTTGCAATCTCAAAAACGTCTTCGGTGTTTCGAACCAGACGTAGAAAGAATTATGTTGTATATGCTATCCaaatctggtaaaataataatgtactttttcatatcataaaacaaatagttataataatgaCTCATAATTTTGttcaagaaatatttgttttatttagttaacaatttaattgaattaatttgcacttgacattttaattaagtcccagattattcaaaatcagaatgaaaaataaacaaataattaaccTGTTAAAATAGGTTTTTTACACGAATCAGTGCTTTCCTCATTGCCAGAGCCTTTCAAACGTTCCAATTCTTCTTCAATGTTGGTAACCCGCCTTTCAATACTAGACAAGTCAGTACTTTGTGTCACTGTCTCAGACCCAACGTTAACTATACATGTTTGCGCCTCACACGCCCCTGCTATCAACAGTAATATACCGCCATTCACAAACATCATGATCCAAATGAGTTCTTGTTTCACAGCTGATATTTTTCATCCGTTATGATGTCTTCATTATGCCAATCACAGTGTTTAAAAGAGactgttttattacatattttaaaatcaagtcATTTTACAAACGTCAGAAGGATGAAAAGCCATTGCAAAAtgttaagtgttttgtttaagtGCATATTAAGCGCAGGAAACAGTTATATTTTAAGCAAGTTATTGTTCAAGTGCATTTTAAGCTCAGGAAATCGTTATATTTTAGCAAGTTATCTTTTCCTTTTTACAAAATTCACAAGGTCCAATATGCATTGCAAAATCGTACGACTAATACGTGTCACAAGCGTAGTAAATAGTAATATCTTAGCAAGTTAGAAAGTTTATTTGTCAAACCGTTGTGACTAAAAATGAGCGCTTGAAAGAAGATGCTTACATTCATGTGGATTATACATATCATTATTGAAGGTCATACGGACCAAACAAGTCATATTTCGAGTGGCGGCTTTTTAAATGCAGTAAACGAAAAGAAATACTTTTGTTTCTTCTgcctattattattataattatgcatgttcttatgtgtaaaataaatacataattgttCTCAAGTGtggtctaatatttttctagaCGGAGATAAAAACCTAACCAAGATATTTTTCACCGGAATTCAAGACTTAATAATATACTTGtgcatgtttaatataattattgaataaGTAGAggtgtgaaaataaaataacttgatCCATACTgttgatttatcaatatatatgatTGTACTAACCAGTTCTTAATGTTTAGTTAAATAAGAAGTATTCGATTGTTGTGTGTAAAATAACAAGGTTAATAATGTCCTAGTGTTTTCAGTACTATTTTCATGTAGGTTTAagaatttacaattttaatagtCTCAgccaaatataaaacaacaaaatagtgTTTGagtatacaatttaaagacattctttccttttgttttaatataaatggcAACAAAGCTATTGcgtgaaaacaaacaaaaatagacTATTGAGGAAGACAAATACCTTATTGACATTGATCGCAAAGGCAGATACTAGAACCAAGCACAGTGTTTCCAAAAACCTTGTTCAGTGTCGCTTGACATCTAGTATATTTCTCTGTAGGCGTTTGTATGGCGCACGAATTGGTTGTAAGAGTAAGCTCCTAACTATGTTCTGATGACTAGCATCCAGACTGGATTCATGACTCGAGAGCTCTGTAAAAACTTTTACAGGCACTGATATAGTATTTTGAGTGAAACGTGATGCAAGCTTATGTCGCAATGCTGCATTTGTGCACCCTCCCTCTAAGTCAAACAGTATATTACATTAATATCATCAGAGTGTTTGTCAATGGTTTGTCTACAATTATGCGTTCTGGTATACTTTACtgacataaacaatattttcttttattgacAGGTAGGGGGTGGCGGGCGTGAATAGGCCGCCTCAACCgcaaataagtttgttttaattcaagGTCATTGCGgaaacaaatgaagaaaaattGAGGCTCGGAAGAAAATGGTGTAGAAAGActgaatgtttaaatgtaatatgatGTTTAACGCCCTTACATTTCTTGTTATTATCTACATACATCTGACGTTCCAAATTAATGAAATGGACGGGTTTTCTCAATAAAAAGGCCGTTTGCTACACACTGTATTATACAGTAATGAAACatacttttctttcaaatgtagAGTTGTTTTGAACGCATGTCCATATATGGACGTGCCATCTAAAAAAGAACCTCGGGTGTTTccttattcattttcattggttaacgggGGTCAAACCCCgccaaaacatgtacaattagCATGCTGGTGTGCATGtgctttatatgaacaatgtatggCAAGCTATTTTGGAGCCTGTTTTCATGGTTCAGTCAGATGCCCAATTATTTATacctatcactccggcaaagAAAGGAAGAAGTCCCTTGCACACACGTGAACGTAGTATTACTTGTAACGACGCGTCtgtcttcaagcccgtattaACAAAGTTgagttttttaatatattctgCTAATCAAAAACTG
This genomic stretch from Mya arenaria isolate MELC-2E11 chromosome 10, ASM2691426v1 harbors:
- the LOC128204793 gene encoding fibrinogen C domain-containing protein 1-A-like encodes the protein MFVNGGILLLIAGACEAQTCIVNVGSETVTQSTDLSSIERRVTNIEEELERLKGSGNEESTDSCCDAIYKSGKRENGIYTISPDGRCPFDVFCDMTNGGWTVIQKRFDGSVNFYKPWTTYVNGFGSLSGEHWLGLEKIHRLTSQPVDIYFNMTRTADRGIDYAHYKYFTVQDATTKYTMWTNSDGYEGTLRKTVFTLHNGMKFTTYDQDNDAHPTLNCADPHHGAWWFKACYQLGNMNGLFGVSDSTGLNFHNGSYIALSESTIKIKMTKEDCQ